Part of the Plasmodium knowlesi strain H genome assembly, chromosome: 11 genome is shown below.
GGCGATTTATAACAATGCAGGTAATGCTTTATTTTGAGAGAGTGCACTAAATGGAATGCTTATTTGGAGAATATTTCGGCTGGCTACACTCCTTTGTGCATTTGTTCCTTTACACAAGTACATGTACAagtgcatgtacatgtacatgcacgTGGTGGTGACTGTTCATTGGATGTAAACCTCTCCCTTCATCCCTTTCGCATCACCGTCAACCATTTTCCACAGCCCAAATTTATAACCACAACTTTTTTTGGTTGGGACTGAAAGAGCATGGAGGTGGGATGCCTTAcggcgaaataaaaaacaaaatcgaAGAATCCTTTACCAcctttgaaaattttaaagataTCTTTATGAAGGAAGCATCAGGTATTTTGCAGATTCCAATTTTTTGGTACTACAAATCAACACCAAGCTTTCGCATATGGCATATATCCTCCAATGGAATACTTCTAAGACaacctttcccctttaatttttcccctttaatcATTCCCTTTGAAGGCCATTTTGGTAGTGGATGGATATGGTTAATAATGAAAGACAAGAAGCTGATCATCTACCAAGGACACGACGCCGATAACcccataaaaaataacattggACACCCAATCTTAACCCTAGGTGAGGGGAATTGTAGTGAGGTGGCAATGTTATAATGCTCAACGTAACAAGTCTCCATTAGTCcattctttaaaaaagatCAAATCCTCAGCAAAACACAATTGTATATAAATTAGTATTTGCTCGTATTGCAtggttacatttttttttttttttttcctccctgtaGATGTTTGGGAGCATGCTTATTACGTGGATTACAAAAATGCCAGAGGAGACTACGTGAAAGGTGCGTagggaatggaaaaaaaaaaaaaaatccacacATTCAGATCTATCACactttttttgtcttccttcGATGCGTGTTTAACCAAAAGTATTCGAAATGGCCCGCTCGCCTGTTATGATTGCCCTCTTCACCAGTCCACCACTTTCCCCACCCGCAGAATGGCTGAACAAAGTGAACTGGGATTTTGCCAACTACAACTTGTCCACATTAAATTAgccaaaaaggagaatgtataaaaaataggaaaaagcGAATATGTGAAATTGCGAACATGTGTAAATAGCTCTTCATTTCTGTGTCCACCCCCTTGGCGCAGGAAGTAAGGGCCCGTATTTCGTAGCGACTGTTTTcattacttccttttttttttttttttttttttttagaatagCCGTAAATTGTGTGCTTACACGTTCGACacttatgtatatttatgctTATGTAAGTTTTAAGATTTTGAgaatttgtttgtttgtctttttttttttttttttttttttttggggagaATACAGTAAGGGTTGATTATTTCCcctcggaaaaaaaagaaattccaAATGGGGAGTCGTCAGTTGTAAAGACAGCGTACAGTGAGGTGCGTTCCAATCGCTTCTATGGTCCCCGTTCCTAGTTCAACTGGATTACTTAAGTGGAAAAGAAACATGCATCGCTTTGTATCTTCATCATCCTATTCACGTAATCGTCGTAGTagctttattttctttagtACAAAAATACTTTTTTGCAATACGGTCACATCATCAGTGCATAGGGTGAGCATGTCTGCTTGGATCAGTTCtcacttttttgttcatcGTAAGGAGGGATGCCTTAAAAGGGGCGAACCTCATTTGGGAGTGTAGGTTATTTAAATTACGTTTCATCGCAGGTAGATGAACTACAACGTATTCCACGTTCGGTATACTTCACCACATTCTGTTTGTGGCatgttaattattttttatcttcttcttctattcGCATCTTTGCTCCACCACGAACCTGTTCCGAAAGGTGCCTTGTGTGAAGGAAGGCcctttttgcatttcttattttttgcctttgTATAATTCGTTTGATTAAGGAAATGGACTGAGGTACTCCTGGGGGGAAagtgtgtgcgtgtgtgtgtgcgtgcGCAGGAGAAAGTAATAGCGTGGCAATTGTGTAGAGTTACAAAGTGGTTGTCTCTACATGGTGGTATAGCAACTTGGCACGGACACAACTCATAACCAAGCGAGCGTTTCATGTGAATGCCTGCAAGGTAGCACTCTTTAAGGACCACCCCCTTGACTCCATACAACACACATGTCAACTTGCATATGAGGATTCGaaaatatttgcaaaaataaaaataggggaaaaattattcttccattttttcatctttacaATGTaccttaagaaaaaatatatatgttaaaatacacatccaatttttttttcccctttttaccttgccttttttttgcagcgCCTGAAAAATTGTGCAGGCTCTTCGGAATAGTCGGACGCAGTTTTGCTGGTCAAAGCAGAAgcgggagaaaaaattgccactTCTCCATCCGGAAGGTGGCATAATATAGCAGAACATGCCAACCAATCGAAGAAAAGCGAAGcaatggaagaaaaacgaagcaatggaagaaaaacgaaGCAAGTGGTAGAAAATCACCGCAGTACAACTGCCGTGCCCCCTCGGTAGCACCCCAACGTCACCATCACATTTCCTCCaaagttgcaaaaaattatgagCAACGAGTGAATATTTCCCCTAAGGTTTATACCACGTTCAGTGCAAGCGTGTATAGAGACCTCTCCCTCCCCTCATGCACATGTCCAAGGAACGTGAAGAAGCGAACAAATAAGCAGCCCCTATAGGTCATCATCCAAGCTTAACATCGTATCATTCTAGCTCaagggagaaggggaaaaaactgATCGCGAAAAATAAACGGAAAATAACAAACTGAAAATAACAAACGGAAAACAACATacggaagagaaaaaaaaaaaaaaaaaaaaaaaaaagaggatcgTGGAACATTCTCCAACTGTTGTCATTACCGCCCAAATCTGTAACATTTGTATCACGTCAGGGGGTAGAATCTACCTGTGTGTTAACGCTTGTTTTGTGTAAAACGTGCCTACCCTTGGAAGGAAGTCCTGTGTGTATTCTCTGTGATAAGAAGACCAAAGGAAATTAGCGCGCGAAAATGAATACCCACATGGGGGAGAGGAATTTCACAAGCAGAGAAAGTGACCCaacgaaaaaggggaaggacaaAACAACTGTACACATAAAGAACACATATATTTCGCCATATGTCCTGTataacaacaaaaaaggaagcaacgAACATGAGTTTGCAAAGCTCAACAACCTTTTAACGAATGAAAAGAATCGAGTGTTTATTAAGCACAAATTGAACTACTTCAAAGATGGCATtcacgagaaaaaaatattaagatACGCCTTAATTAATGAGCTAAATTTAAAGTGCTTTGAAAATAGGGGGAATGCATGCGAACTGAATAGCATCACCACCATGATTCGCATGAACTCTGACTATGGGAGCGATAAAGAGCAGGGTGTGGCTGTGCGAGACGAAGCAGACTTGGTTGGCAATATAAAGGAGCTCACCATTATTCGGAGCGAGGACATAATACGTGGTGGGGATATCATCCGCAGCGAGGAGTTCATCAGCAGAAAGGATATGCTACACCGTGGGGATGTGATATGTCGCGAGGGAGGCACTAACAATGAAAAGACAAATGATACctcagaaaaaaggggagccCCCTTTAAGACAAGCACTAGTAACGAAAAGGAATGTGATTACATTGGTTATAGTAAATATTACGGGGATAGCACGGATGTACCCAATTCGCTGTGTTACATTCCGACGGGAAGCACGTGTTGTTCAGGTGGTACCAGAACAGTCAATGTGTCCCTAGCAGAGGGTACAAACAAAGCTGACGTACAAAGGATAAGTAATAGCAATCGCCTGAACATGTGCTGTGGGAAACGTAGTCATCACACGACGAGCAGCACAAATGATGTAGTGTACAAATGTGAAGACTCAATTCCATTGGGAACAATTCTCAATTTTCACAACCTTGATAATAATAACACAAATATTCTAACTACGGTGATGTTGAGAAATATTCCCAACAAGTACACACAGAAAATGCTCATGAATGTAATGAACGAACACTTCAAAGGAttgtatgattttttttaccttccaaTTGATTTCCGCAATAAGTGTAACGTTGGCTATGCGTTTATCAATTTTATACATCCCTATTATgctgaactgttcatacgattttttaataattacaAACTGAATGTATTTAAAAGCAACAAAGTGTGCAGTGTTACTTGGGGAAGAGTACAAGGGCTGAAGGCTAACATTGAACACTACAGGAATTCTGCTATCATGACTATTCCCATCCCTCAGTATAAGCCCATGCTCTTTCAAAATGGGATTTCCGTCTCTTGGCCCGAGTCCGATGGGCCTTTACCGGCCATTAAACTACGTTCGCAGAAGTACTGACTGATTGGCTGATCGGTCAATCGATCAATCGGTTGAGTTCgttgtttgtgtgtgtgtggggagACACCTTACACTGAGGGGGTCATAGTGGTGAAAGTGTGTGGTTATCCACGCGCCGCCCATATGCAGACTTGGTCATCAATGTCTGCAAGTGAGTggttttacccttaacccccCGTGTTCGTTCTGCGAAAAGGTCTATTACCCCCGTGGAAAACTGTCAATCTTGTcgctaaaaaaatatgccttTCGTGTGTCCATCCAgtatgttaatttttttttttttttttttccattttcacctgaacggttcatgcAGCTAgctatattttattatttcattattttatttttttttttcctatccgTGCCGAAATGCCTGCACGACGAACAGTGCACACGAGTTGGACATTTCCTGCGTAAGTCCCGCAACGCGTATAAGTTGTGGATACCTCCAGGCTCGCACACCTGTCTGCAAACATGCAACCGGACATACGTGCACATATGATACACGCACACATAGTTGCATAGATTCACCCGCTGTTAGAAGTGATCTCCATTTTATTTGATgaatgcgttttttttatttttttttttttctccctttttttgcaattcttttccccctcttgaATGAGTTCCCCTTTGCCACATTTGCACATGCCCCACCTGCCTGGGGGATAAGTGGCGGTGTTGCCCGATGAATATGCTTACCCACCACATGGCTGCTTCATCCTTTACCTTAACAAATTAAATGATATATTGTGATTAATCCTTTTGTGTATTCTAAGGGTTACTCCAAATGACCACTTCGATATGTAAAAGAGGGACAGTATATGTCCTCGAACCGCACATGGGTGTTATGATCTCCTTCCGTGGGGAGTCCCTTATTTGTGTTGTATGGCGACTGCGTAGCGCGTCCACTTCTGATCAAGAGAAACTGCGAAATTTCCCATGCATAATTAAACTACCGCTTTAATTTTTGCCTGATCCAACTGGACCCGATGAAAGGTATATTTTTCCTAGTGTTGCTACACGGAAAGAAGCAGGCAATGTGTAACAAATATGGATGGCTTGGACACACTGCGGAGAAATGAAGAGGgcctcagaaaaaaaaaaataaaaataataaaaataaataaatacaaaatggtTGCAAGAAGGGTGAAATACTACCACAAATAGGCGTGTCACTCGTACTAGTGTAGCACCCAACTAGGTGACTCATGATCTGGAGATAGAAACCGCCTAGCGCAGGAATCTTCGTTTGACCCCCGCACATTACccaattgagaaaaaaaaaaaaaaaaaaaaaaattcacaaatgAGAGGATAAAATCTGAAATGTTTTAAAgatcaccttttttttttttttttttttttttttttttttttgcttaaaaaaaaaattgtgcgtaATTTTGAAGTAGCGTGTTTGCATCTTGTTCTGCAGTTTCAACTGCCCTCCTCCGTGTTCGCTTGGGGAATGCATCATCACGTAagtgtgcacatatacacatggcTGTAGGTATTTCTCCCAGTTTAGAGGCCCACTTTCGTAAATCCTGTGCGCGCCCCTACCCCCCTGTCTCGTTATGGCCCCACAGCCCAGCTGGCTCATCACCATATTCTTGTTGTTTTGTTTGCACAATAAAATAGGAACTGTGAACTCCTTAAAGTGTGCAGATAATCACAAGTGCCAAAACGCCTGTTACCTGTTGGATGATAATAAACAGGTATGCTTGTGTAATGGTAATGAGAAGGGGGTGTATTGCcaggaaaaatggaacatgTGCGAGATGGACTGTAACATACGTGGGATGGATGAATCATGCTCTATTGCCTTATGCAGACGGGGTTCGCTTTGAAGAGAGGAGTGCACATATTGAGTGGCGAGCAGAATGGGGGTCAGTCCCCGCTGCGATTGTTCCTGAATGACTGTTCCCCATTGATTGCTCTCCATTGATTGTTGTTCATCACTGCATGCAGAATTTCCATTTGGTCATTctactttcccccccttttccccttcccagGAAAATGCATACCTATTGACAAGAATCCCTATTACACATGCGACTGCGGAGACTTATACACTGGGAAGAATTgcgaaattgaaaataacCCGTGCTCATCGGCAGAAACGAATCCTTGCCTGAACGGTACATGTCTTTTTATTGCTAAATTGAACAGAGTTATTTGCAAGTGTCACAATGGATGGACTCAAAAGAATAATCAAAATTCGTCCATGCTTAactgggggaaggaaaagatagAGGTGCCTCCCCCCTGCGATGGTAAGTGGTTAAATGTCAATTAAAAAAAGCCGATTTTCTCCATGTATACTTGTCTACCCTTGCATGCCGATTTTGGCATTTCTTTCGTATCTTGTGCAATTTCACCCTCTTTCCCTTATTACAATTTGCAGTACAAATCACGAGGGGGCTCTCCAAGTACGTGGTTTACCACACGCCAGGTTAGGTTTCGCTGAATACAATGTTGTGTATTATTGCCAGCTACTGCACACTAATGCTACCTATCGGTGACTATCCATAAGTGTAAATAAGTATTGCTTACTTATACTATTGATGCAcaccccttccccccctctccccccaaaaaaaaaaaaaaaaatgcagtgtCGTATGCCATGTGGTGGCTAATATACGTGATCAGCGTCCTGGTGTTATTCCTCTGTTGTTGCAACGTGTGCTTTGACTTCCTCTCCAATTCCCTGCTGAGTTATTTTACCTTATTtaatgggaagaagaaggagtgaCCAAGGGGCGCACGGCGGAAGCGTGAACCGGTTAGCAGGTATGCATTTACGCAGACATGCTTATGCGTATGCACTTGTTATTAAGTCCCTGTGTACATTCATGAcaaaatttacattttttctttcttttagaCCACCTTGCAGcgttcacaaaaaaaaaagaaaaaaaaaaaaaaaaaaaaaaaaacagataatGCATCGCACAAAGGATAAAGACAAGACGGGTCTCATCATACTGTTCATTAGTTTATCATGTGAAGAAATGTAATCCCCTTTTTCCTCGCAAACCCATCATTGAGTTTTTCTATTCGAACCTAGTATACCTCAACGTGAACgcgcttcttcttctcgGAGTCAAGTACAggattttcccccttaagaatATCCATAATTTTGGCCCGTATGGATTTATGGCCACATATATAAAGTTCACAATTCAGTTCATTAAAAAGGCGCAGGAagttttctctctttttgtatatttcATCCTGCACATGATGAGAAGTGCCATCCGAATTTTTAATAGAGGAGAAGACATACTCGACATGGAAATTATTCGGGTACATGTTctgaaaatatttcaattCCGGAAGGTATAGAATAGAATCCTCATAGTATACACCATAGTAAAGATAGACTTGTCCATTgtaggtttttttttgttgatgTATACCTGGTTGGTATccccatattttttttaaaaaagaaatgtaagGAGAAATACCCGTTCCCGTTgcaattaaaattaaatttgtgTTTTTCTCGGATACATTAtctggaagaagaaagcatCCATGTGCTCccgttatatatatgttatcatttttctttaactcTTTTATGTAGCCTGAACAGTATCCATACTTATGTTGCATGCatccattttcttcttcctgatAGGAATGAATTCTGATGGCAAAGGACAGATTTTCTGCGTTGGTAGAGGATATGGAGTAGAGCCTTGCGAATTtattccctcttttttttcttccctcctgggagttatttttatcatctgCTTGAATCAAGTCCTCATAATAAGGAATCACTCCACATGAGTGTCCCTCTAAATATTTAAACATTCCCCCATGGTCTATTTCCACATTGTACACCTCATGTAGAGCATTTTGTCTTACCAGGCTTACCTTGTCCACTACTTTACATTTTAATGGGTTCTTAATTGTGTAAATATTTGTGTAGCTATTATTCTCTGCGTGGTTGTACTGTCGGAGCTGATTCCTCTTTTTGCGTAAAGGAGGAGGGGCGCTCCTTAAGAAGAatgatttttcaatttcataattttttctttgccaCCATGGACACGTGTTAACCTTGTGTAAGGTAACCCCCCCTCCGAAGGTTATTGGCAGAAGTAACAATACCACGGACAGTTTCATTTAAGgggttattctttttctataTCTCTATCTGAAATGTGGCGTTTCCTCGTCGGTATGCCCCTGGGTCATTCACAACCTTATGCATCACCCCCCTCTCTCTTTTACTCCTCACCCCTCTCGGCTTAATTTTGTGCCTCGCCTGTTTGATCCTTCTTGATTATATATACCGCGTAAAACGTAAACACGCATGGGTACGATATGAAGGATGCAAGGCTGATGGAACTATCGCTGATGAGAGATTGTCTTACAGATTGTGCACATTCTACCGGGAGAGACACTCACTCCGATTGAGAACCTTCGACACAGGCATCTGCGTCATGCGAGAAGAAGTAGACCCTTCCTCATCCGCGTTGCATCttcaaaaaagaatttaCTCCTCATCACGTGGTGCTAAAAATGGCGTTCAGAAGACAGTTCAAAAGGAGGGATGTGACAACAGATCAGCTTTGTAgttattctttcttttgtaaaagagaaaggagaTATGCACTGCCATCACCGCTTTTACTAGTGTACTTAAGTGAACATAATGTGTGTATTTGTCGTATACAttccaaaaatgtattgcactaTTGTAAGATACTCagttattttcctcctctgatttttttttttttttttttttttttttctcaaatgCTTCACCCATTGTTGTCTCCTCCCTCCAAGGTAGTATTCGCCGTATTTTTTTCGGTTCTTCTatcaggcaaaaaaaaaaaaaaaaaaaaaaaaaaaaaaaaaaaattcacgaaATCGAACTTAGTAGCAGGATTTACGTTGTCATGGGTGAAATACCACACCGTCTCGAAGTAGTGTATATTCTACCGCTTCCAGTTGCGGGGAGGCACACGCACAGTGCATATGAATGTTCTCCTGTGCGTGTATATAAGTACacttatatgtgcacatgtatatatacaaatatgcaTAACACAAAAAAGGCGGATAAATaggtattttatttatgtagatatgtagatgttttttttttttttttttttttttttttttttactcccaCCTATACATGTGAGGATATAACCTGTGTTCAATCATAAGCGCGAACCCCTGCCTCTATACTTGCGCGCCGGAACGTAAGGTGCGGTTTGTATGTATACCTTTGcggggtttaaaaaaaaaaaaaaaaaaaaaaaaaaaaggcacatatGGGTGTACCACATGCTGTGGTTGGGGGAATTtcgcaaaaagaaaaaaaaagaaaaaaaaaattgtgttatAAAATGGCAAACCAATATAGCAATGTAGTAGTGTAGCAATGCGACGTAGCAGTTAAATATACGTGCTTCGccagaaaaaataagcaacCAGTTTGCCATTAGGAAAGAGCGAAACGAACatcagagaaggaaaggaaaggtaaAGTAGTCACCAAGTGAcaatttaaaagaagaagaaaaaaaaaaaaaaaaaaaaaaaaaaaacaacggaACAATCATATGAGGCGAATTACTCGAACTGAGCGAACACAGCCGAAGGAAAAAGAGTATTTAACTTTTGTGGGTTTTATACCAAGCCGGTAGGTGAACCGCATTTGTGCTTCATTTATATGGCCAGTGTAGTAATGTGAATTGAATTGAATTGAACTGAGGTGAAGCTTCTGTTTGTTCGGTTGTTTGTTCGGTTGTTTGTTCGTTTGTTTGCTTGATTGATTGTTtgattgtattttttttttttttttcatttttcccttcgaaATACAGCATTGTGAAAGGGGTAGGTGGAAAAATGCGGCACGCTTTAGCGCAGTAACCCATCCTCAGGATAAGTGTAGTATGTTCATTTAAATAGAAAATTGGAAGGTACAACCTGAGGAGGAGATTTCCCATCAGTATACTCTTTTTccaaagagaagaaaaactgAAGCTACGTGCGTatagaaggaaggagaagtggACTGCATCCTCACGTACCTCCTTGCAGAGCGACTTCACTGCGAACGAAAGGAGAGCGTAAACGTTTGAGAGTATACGCTCCGATGCACATGCAAAAAAACGCTTGGATGTTTGCACAGAAGAGCCATCTTTCACCATCAGATTTTACTTCGcacctacaaaaaaaattaacgcaAAACCATTTGTGTGAATACATTtggatttaattttttcggtGAAAAACGAGTTTGGTGGAAAAGGTAGAGAGGAAGGATTTCCCTAGACTGTATGAAAGGACAGAcgaggaaagagaagaatttgttttcctatttttttggcATTTTGAAAAGCGCATTCCAAGCACCAACGCTAAAATGAGAATAAGCGCATCTACAGCTGAGTGAGCAAAAGTTAACCGAGAGAAGGAGAGCCCCCCTTTTCTTGCACACATGAAGACTCGAAGTGAACGTATTATACACATAAACATACGCATACGCCTGTAATATTTATAtctataaatatttttacatatagACACCTCACTGGTGTACACATCTGTGGCTACAAGGACAATTGCGAGACCGCATAAATCAGTGGAatcgccaaaaaaaaataactcccttttttttgtccaagTGCCAAAGGAGCAATGATGATGAGcaacaaagaagaagagaaaaagtatCAAAATATTATTACGGAAAAATTAAGGGAACTGCTAGGTGAATATGAAGTAGACATATTGACTGAGTACGTTTGGCACATGGCTGGAAATGCCAAAAGTAGCCGAGAGTTTATATGCAATGAGTTGAAGGATTTCCTTGGAGACCATGTAATTTTGCATCAACCTCTTTTTTGAGAAGCCATTTTCCAGATGCCTCTACTTACTGGAGGAGCTATATCCCCCAGAAGTGCTATTGTCATGTTCTTCACATAGGGCTcttcccctatttttttgtaatgtGTGGAGCATATTGAAATATATCAGAATTACCTCCGTTCTGTATTCTCCCtcgtatatttcttttttttgttttattttttcctccactatGTAGACCACCGTATTTGTCAACTGGCTAATGAAGCTAATGGTTGATATAAAAAAACCATTAAAGAGTGATAGCCCCCCGAAGAATGAGAAGTCGCAAAAATCCGAAAGTGCCAAAGATAGGCATCACGGCGGGGCTTCTCGATCGAACAGGAGTAGAGGTAAATCTCATTTAATTATTCCCTAAATGGAGGTTCTCCCCCCCATCACCCCTTTGGTTTACATGCCTTATTGATTGACGTAATCTATTACCCATAAGGATTAACCGTATGTTCTCCTACTTTTGATTCCCTCCACAAAATGTTTACCTCCCGTGTTCCTCCCCTTTGTAGAATCCAAATCCAGACATTCCGTCACTCAAGGAAGGAGAACGAAGGTTCGTGACGCATCGTTGTTAAGGCCCTCCATTTGATTGGCTACGATGTGGAAAATGAAACTGCACTTtttagaggaaaaaaaaaaaaaaaaaaaaaatttcaacatTTACAGTTTTGTTCATCCCTTCCTCGGTTATGCACGCATCTTACTTTGCTAAATATGTTGCCCACCTCTCCACTTCACAGGAACACCAAAGGGATTACGACTCCAACAGAAGAGATACGTCCATTACAAGGAGGCGGTCCAGAAGCTTTGGAAGTAGGAGTAGCAGATACTCGTTGAACGATGCAGATTCGTTtaacagaaggagaaacaaaaaaagacaaagagGAGGGATAGGCACAAGATCTGTATCGTCCAGTGTGAACGCGAGAAAATTCCATTTCGACAGTAACCGACCTAGATCAAAAAGAGGAGAGAAAGAAATGGATCgaataaaaggaagggatGATATTAAGTACAGAAGAGTCGGAAGAAGTGGAAGTAGCTCCATAACCCCTAGTAGAGTGATATAcatggaaaaggaggaagagagaaaacaaaGGAAGGTTGAAGCACTCCATGAAGGTGCTCCAAAAAGGAATGGTAAGGGAGAGCTTTTCCACTGTACACGTTAAGATGTGCAGATTGATGTACCCAGAGGCATCTGCATGCATACCTAGTCAGTGTTCTACGATTATATGCACGTGAGGGGTGGTGTAGATCACTTCGACTTTGCCATGACGAGAGGGAGCCTTTTCGTAAAAGAGACCACCATGTTAACATAAACGTTAGCATAAATATGAATGCTAAAGTCTACGTTAAGATACCTATGTCAACCtgaatgttcatttttttttttttttttttccccttcttttggAAAACCCAGATTTGGAAGGAAGACGAATGGATGACAGCGCGGATGAGTACAACTCCagcgaaaagaagaacaaagcCATTCTAAAGTAATCACAATTttgaaggagagaaaaaaaaaaaaaaaaaaaaaaaaaattgcatgtgGTTCTTCTTCACCTTATGTTGCTTGTAGGAATAAGTGCGCCCCGTTTGGGgccatatatacacatttgtAAGAATTGCcataacatatttttattattttttttttttttttccaccttgtTTTAACACTTTTGCAGACCGAATCCCCAATTCGGAGGAGATAACCCGATTCCCTTTTTGCAGCCATCCGCGACGGGTGAGTACATTGAAGACATGGGGCGATAGTACTAGTGGTAGTGACTGCGCACTACGGATACGACACCATAGAATGTACAAGTATTTGTAAATGAATTCATTTCTAACACACCCGCTTCTACCACCTCACCCTATGTAGGTATGGCGAATCAGGATATGTCCAACTACCGCATGAATTACCCATACGAAAACGTCGGTGCACAGCCTAGTTATGAGAAAGGAATGAACCCTACTGTTGGGAATTACCATCCTGGAAATTACATGCTAAGTCAACAGAAGCTAGTAGATAATAACACCATAAGTGGTAACAACTTTATACAGCCGACTATGTTCAACAATAGCTTCGCTAATAATAGACACCCGAACAGTGGTCTGCATCACCCCAATCGAATTCACTTTAATGCGAacatgaataaaaaaggttCTCATCCATCAGCAAATTATGTGAACCCTAATAGGTATGCAAGAATtctacattaaaaaaaaaaaaaaagaggaacaacatttatcctcccctttttttttttaaccatgtGATGGATATGCAAGTGTAGATTTTTCCACATCAATTTacacccccctcccccctttttttttttccacccgtCACTTGGTAAAATAGCACCTTAAATCCCAGGAATAATCAACACAATATGTTTTTCCCGAATAGCATGACGAACCCAACTCCACCTCCTCCTTCGTATAATCCCCCCGTATCGACGTATGGGGTGTCCAATTTTACATCCGCTACGTTTACGCCTCCTTTG
Proteins encoded:
- a CDS encoding RNA-binding protein mei2-like protein; protein product: MNTHMGERNFTSRESDPTKKGKDKTTVHIKNTYISPYVLYNNKKGSNEHEFAKLNNLLTNEKNRVFIKHKLNYFKDGIHEKKILRYALINELNLKCFENRGNACELNSITTMIRMNSDYGSDKEQGVAVRDEADLVGNIKELTIIRSEDIIRGGDIIRSEEFISRKDMLHRGDVICREGGTNNEKTNDTSEKRGAPFKTSTSNEKECDYIGYSKYYGDSTDVPNSLCYIPTGSTCCSGGTRTVNVSLAEGTNKADVQRISNSNRLNMCCGKRSHHTTSSTNDVVYKCEDSIPLGTILNFHNLDNNNTNILTTVMLRNIPNKYTQKMLMNVMNEHFKGLYDFFYLPIDFRNKCNVGYAFINFIHPYYAELFIRFFNNYKLNVFKSNKVCSVTWGRVQGLKANIEHYRNSAIMTIPIPQYKPMLFQNGISVSWPESDGPLPAIKLRSQKY
- a CDS encoding ferredoxin--NADP reductase, putative, with the protein product MKLSVVLLLLPITFGGGVTLHKVNTCPWWQRKNYEIEKSFFLRSAPPPLRKKRNQLRQYNHAENNSYTNIYTIKNPLKCKVVDKVSLVRQNALHEVYNVEIDHGGMFKYLEGHSCGVIPYYEDLIQADDKNNSQEGRKKRGNKFARLYSISSTNAENLSFAIRIHSYQEEENGCMQHKYGYCSGYIKELKKNDNIYITGAHGCFLLPDNVSEKNTNLILIATGTGISPYISFLKKIWGYQPGIHQQKKTYNGQVYLYYGVYYEDSILYLPELKYFQNMYPNNFHVEYVFSSIKNSDGTSHHVQDEIYKKRENFLRLFNELNCELYICGHKSIRAKIMDILKGENPVLDSEKKKRVHVEVY
- a CDS encoding nuclear polyadenylated RNA-binding protein NAB2, putative, encoding MMMSNKEEEKKYQNIITEKLRELLGEYEVDILTEYVWHMAGNAKSSREFICNELKDFLGDHTTVFVNWLMKLMVDIKKPLKSDSPPKNEKSQKSESAKDRHHGGASRSNRSRESKSRHSVTQGRRTKEHQRDYDSNRRDTSITRRRSRSFGSRSSRYSLNDADSFNRRRNKKRQRGGIGTRSVSSSVNARKFHFDSNRPRSKRGEKEMDRIKGRDDIKYRRVGRSGSSSITPSRVIYMEKEEERKQRKVEALHEGAPKRNDLEGRRMDDSADEYNSSEKKNKAILKPNPQFGGDNPIPFLQPSATGMANQDMSNYRMNYPYENVGAQPSYEKGMNPTVGNYHPGNYMLSQQKLVDNNTISGNNFIQPTMFNNSFANNRHPNSGLHHPNRIHFNANMNKKGSHPSANYVNPNSTLNPRNNQHNMFFPNSMTNPTPPPPSYNPPVSTYGVSNFTSATFTPPLNTRQKHLNAHHMQTERMVPMKVQPHNGSHIPNQTSSTLQQNVQFDKAKNDPAIVKEDIQKIVADEQKEEGSAEPGVNGIGEGNQNSTGLINADAPQGLNPDDQTDAKNIVAKIPKKCAYLPNCQFGDKCRYIHPVENCRNWPYCAFGSECIYIHPNVPCKFGLYCANYYCNYSHDHVDTTNLPEVGMNGYFLNKKLINNNDKGNNGGGNFDDKVAQISISMPKTPPEMKKDNRTKNSYNENEYLQSMLHAEGQELNENNMTQEHGGEINGNNNLGEAPGEQIMGEEQGVHPLNEGTENYGSLDNAGDESRIHQVEEDPCNETNEKGTLDYNCFDIVVNPDGVGGVGAGEGERKEGAINPSEDN